Proteins encoded by one window of Monoglobus pectinilyticus:
- the tuf gene encoding elongation factor Tu: MAKEKYERSKPHVNIGTIGHVDHGKTTLTAAITKVLAMDGKAEYEAYDMIDKAPEERERGITISTAHVEYETENRHYAHVDCPGHADYVKNMITGAAQMDGAILVVSAADGPMPQTREHILLSRQVGVPYIIVFMNKVDQVDDEELLELVEMEIRELLSEYEFPGDDIPIIKGSALKVIESTSTDPNAPEYQCIHELMDAVDSYIPTPERKSDLPFLMPIEDIFSITGRGTVATGRVERGQLNLNDEVEIVGLSDETRKVVVTGIEMFRKLLDYAEAGDNIGALLRGVARDEIERGQVLAKPGTITPHTQFKGEVYVLTKDEGGRHTPFFTNYRPQFYFRTTDVTGVVNLPDGVEMCMPGDNITMSVELTTTIAIEEGLRFAIREGGRTVGSGVVTEIIK, translated from the coding sequence ATGGCAAAGGAAAAGTACGAAAGAAGCAAACCTCATGTTAATATTGGAACGATTGGTCACGTTGACCACGGTAAGACAACTCTTACAGCCGCTATTACAAAGGTATTGGCTATGGATGGAAAAGCAGAGTACGAAGCTTACGATATGATCGATAAAGCTCCGGAAGAAAGAGAAAGAGGAATCACAATTTCAACAGCTCACGTTGAGTATGAGACAGAGAACCGTCACTATGCTCACGTTGACTGCCCAGGACATGCTGACTATGTTAAGAACATGATCACCGGTGCTGCTCAGATGGACGGCGCTATCCTGGTTGTATCTGCTGCTGATGGTCCTATGCCTCAGACAAGAGAGCATATCCTTCTTTCACGTCAGGTTGGCGTTCCTTACATCATCGTATTTATGAATAAGGTTGACCAGGTTGATGACGAAGAATTGCTTGAATTGGTTGAGATGGAAATCAGAGAGCTTCTCTCAGAGTATGAATTCCCGGGAGACGACATTCCGATTATCAAGGGCTCAGCTCTTAAGGTTATTGAATCTACATCTACAGATCCAAACGCTCCTGAGTATCAGTGCATCCATGAGCTTATGGACGCTGTTGACAGCTATATCCCAACACCTGAAAGAAAGAGCGATCTTCCTTTCTTGATGCCTATCGAGGATATCTTCTCTATCACAGGCCGTGGTACAGTTGCTACAGGCCGTGTTGAGAGAGGTCAGCTTAACCTTAATGATGAAGTTGAAATCGTTGGTCTTTCAGACGAGACACGTAAGGTTGTTGTTACAGGTATCGAAATGTTCAGAAAGCTTCTTGATTATGCTGAAGCTGGAGATAACATCGGTGCTCTTCTCCGTGGTGTTGCACGTGATGAAATCGAAAGAGGTCAGGTACTTGCTAAGCCGGGTACAATCACACCGCACACACAGTTTAAGGGTGAGGTTTATGTCCTGACAAAGGATGAAGGCGGTCGTCATACACCATTCTTCACAAACTACAGACCTCAGTTCTATTTTAGAACAACTGACGTTACAGGTGTTGTTAATCTTCCTGACGGCGTAGAAATGTGTATGCCTGGTGATAACATCACAATGTCTGTTGAACTTACAACAACAATCGCTATTGAAGAAGGACTTCGTTTCGCTATCCGTGAAGGCGGAAGAACCGTTGGTTCAGGCGTTGTTACTGAAATCATTAAATAA
- the ruvC gene encoding crossover junction endodeoxyribonuclease RuvC, whose product MRIIGIDPGYAIVGYGVIDYIGNKFKIVEYGAITTESNQNMNERFKSIHDDLNTIIERTKPEFLAIEELFFNSNQKTAINVAQARGVLLLSALNHGISVHEYTPLQVKQAVVGYGRAEKKQVQLLVKSILGLEKVPKPDDTADALAIAVCHAHSYNPRVQNILNQS is encoded by the coding sequence TTGAGAATAATTGGAATTGACCCCGGATATGCTATAGTCGGCTACGGAGTTATAGATTATATAGGCAACAAATTTAAGATAGTCGAATATGGCGCGATAACAACTGAATCGAATCAAAATATGAATGAGAGATTTAAATCTATACATGATGACCTCAACACGATAATAGAACGCACAAAACCCGAATTTTTAGCTATTGAGGAACTGTTTTTTAACAGCAACCAAAAGACAGCTATAAACGTCGCACAAGCACGGGGAGTTCTTTTGTTATCAGCTCTTAATCATGGCATAAGCGTACACGAATATACACCGCTTCAAGTAAAACAAGCAGTGGTTGGATATGGCAGAGCCGAAAAAAAACAAGTGCAATTACTGGTAAAATCAATTCTTGGACTGGAAAAAGTGCCGAAACCGGATGATACAGCAGACGCTTTAGCTATTGCAGTATGTCACGCCCATTCATATAATCCCAGAGTTCAAAATATACTGAATCAATCTTAA
- a CDS encoding 2-isopropylmalate synthase, with amino-acid sequence MKNFNKYKKGYFMPPVKSLKWVEKDAIEKAPIWCSVDLRDGNQALVVPMSLEEKLEFFVFLCKLGFKEIEVGFPAASETEYLFLRRLIEDNLIPDDVTIQVLTQAREHIIKKTFESLDGAKQAIVHVYNSTSLAQREQVFRKSKEEIKQIAVDGAKLLKRLADETEGNFRFEYSPESFTGTEPEYALDVCNAVIDVWQPTPEKKVIINLPVTVQMSLPHVYASQIEYMSDNMNCRENVILSLHPHNDRGTGVADTELGLLAGADRVEGTIFGNGERTGNVDIVTLALNMYTHGVDPKLDFSNMPEVVETYERLTGMNVDPRQPYGGKLVFAAFSGSHQDAIAKGMKYREEKCENCWTVPYLPVDPKDLGREYDGDVIRINSQSGKGGIGYLMEQRFGFNIPKKMREDFGYIVKGVSDHLHKELQPDEIFNIFKDTYINIDKSMKMIETHFEQKDNGIVAHITVSRDGENEVLTGSGNGRLDAVNNAFDSILMGKYTIDTYEEHAIGTGSNSKACAYIGLSDSYGNITWGVGIHDDIINASIIALISAINRTVNKRGK; translated from the coding sequence ATGAAAAACTTTAACAAGTATAAGAAGGGCTATTTTATGCCGCCCGTTAAATCATTAAAATGGGTAGAAAAAGACGCTATCGAAAAAGCGCCAATATGGTGCAGCGTAGACCTAAGGGATGGAAACCAGGCTTTGGTGGTGCCGATGAGCCTAGAAGAAAAATTGGAGTTTTTTGTTTTCCTATGTAAGCTGGGTTTTAAGGAGATTGAAGTTGGATTTCCTGCCGCTTCTGAGACAGAATACCTCTTTCTTCGCAGATTGATTGAGGATAATCTCATTCCTGATGACGTTACTATTCAGGTTTTGACTCAGGCGAGAGAACATATAATAAAAAAGACTTTTGAATCTTTGGACGGAGCTAAACAAGCAATTGTTCATGTTTATAATTCGACTTCTTTGGCTCAGCGCGAACAGGTGTTTAGAAAATCAAAAGAAGAAATTAAACAGATTGCTGTTGACGGCGCAAAATTGCTTAAAAGGCTTGCTGACGAGACTGAAGGTAATTTTAGGTTTGAATACAGCCCGGAGAGCTTTACCGGAACTGAGCCTGAGTATGCTTTGGATGTCTGCAATGCTGTCATAGATGTTTGGCAGCCAACACCTGAAAAAAAGGTTATTATTAATCTTCCGGTTACCGTGCAGATGTCTCTGCCGCATGTTTATGCGAGTCAGATAGAATATATGAGCGATAATATGAATTGCCGTGAAAATGTGATTTTATCTCTGCATCCTCATAATGACAGAGGAACAGGTGTTGCTGATACAGAGCTTGGGCTGCTTGCCGGAGCTGACCGTGTTGAAGGAACAATTTTCGGCAATGGTGAGAGAACAGGTAATGTTGATATAGTAACATTAGCATTGAACATGTATACCCATGGCGTTGACCCGAAGCTTGATTTTTCAAATATGCCTGAAGTTGTCGAGACATATGAAAGATTAACAGGAATGAATGTTGACCCGAGACAACCGTATGGCGGAAAATTGGTTTTTGCTGCTTTTTCGGGCTCACATCAGGACGCAATAGCCAAAGGTATGAAATATAGAGAAGAAAAATGCGAAAACTGCTGGACTGTTCCGTATCTTCCTGTTGACCCTAAAGACCTGGGACGTGAATATGACGGCGATGTGATTCGTATAAACAGCCAGTCGGGCAAGGGCGGTATCGGATATCTGATGGAGCAGAGGTTTGGTTTTAATATACCAAAGAAGATGCGTGAAGATTTCGGATACATTGTAAAGGGTGTTTCTGACCATTTACATAAAGAGCTCCAGCCTGATGAGATTTTTAATATATTCAAAGATACATATATTAATATAGATAAGTCTATGAAGATGATAGAAACTCATTTTGAGCAGAAGGATAATGGTATTGTTGCACATATAACAGTGTCGCGTGATGGAGAGAATGAAGTGCTGACCGGAAGCGGAAACGGCCGTCTTGACGCCGTTAATAATGCGTTTGACAGCATCCTTATGGGTAAATACACCATAGATACTTATGAGGAACATGCTATAGGTACCGGTTCAAATTCGAAGGCGTGTGCTTATATTGGATTATCAGACAGCTATGGTAATATTACATGGGGTGTTGGAATCCATGATGACATTATAAACGCTTCAATTATTGCCTTAATCAGCGCCATAAACCGTACTGTAAACAAAAGGGGTAAATAA
- a CDS encoding M13-type metalloendopeptidase, translating into MKKIIILLEAIILSICILTPFSVFADSDIYQGLFRFDTLSVKYSDGVLNRPGGNVALDNVKVLSTVGQQPSPEPEKLSEENELASLNIELGAYVTRAQAVYVLVSGLGDELKAVKPADLSVFSDSSEIEPIYQKSLGLAVSLGAVNGSDDGKLHGNDYITRVEAFAIVSRVLSQDDLPTDLGDGESFFNDIPDWAVPDICRLKNAGLILGYGDGTLGSDDFMTYEQVLLVYSRLLKYQNALPTNNLYKNDYYEYVNEQWLSETQLPEGYAKWSNVEQLSQNNAYRIQNIIGDIITEYYIGNIPPKDSNKQKILDIYKASANVKYRDSVGIEPIRKYLDMIDGIQNISDFTNVMAELENNGFHSLIPIRVNNDFKDSTKYSLTFESCYTGIESGVVKSGEYEKIEENYKNYIRTLFIISGQSPAEAEKKADLAVRFCLKLANATMDESQWDNPGDIYNVYSTNSLENLFSNMNMLGYLKKLGYNNVSEIMVYDKELAKTINSLLDRDNIPMLKEYLRASVLDYSSLYLNTEMFNAYQNYINSISGVNAQITPDAYAVTITQSLMGLELGEEYVERYFSSDSKKEIEDLASVIIDTFENRIKELDWMSDETKNVAIEKLSAISIRIGYPDYLINYTNRDYSIRSIEDGGTIMEYLIDYNKMAHNQDVTLINEKVPVNKESWTLTPQTVNAYYDRANNCIVIPAGILQAPYYSPNASYEGNLGGIGSVIAHEITHAFDNVGSQFDKDGNLNDWWKAEDFSAFNQICKQFVSEYDKLEVMDGCFVDGKLTLSENIADIGGMACVLDIAGEDNPNLDELFKTYTRTYRSVCTEEYAKMLLVTDEHAPNKVRVNMVLSNFEKFINLYHLQSGDGMYRNESSRLSIW; encoded by the coding sequence ATGAAAAAGATAATTATACTGCTAGAGGCTATAATTTTATCGATATGTATCTTAACTCCTTTTTCTGTGTTTGCGGATTCTGATATCTATCAGGGTCTATTTAGATTTGACACATTATCAGTAAAGTATAGTGACGGAGTTTTAAACAGACCGGGCGGCAATGTTGCGCTTGATAATGTAAAAGTTTTATCTACAGTCGGTCAGCAGCCAAGTCCTGAACCGGAGAAACTTTCTGAAGAAAATGAACTTGCATCCTTAAACATAGAGCTTGGAGCATATGTGACTAGAGCCCAGGCGGTATATGTTTTAGTAAGCGGTTTGGGAGACGAGCTTAAGGCTGTTAAACCGGCTGATTTATCAGTTTTTTCTGACAGTTCTGAAATTGAGCCTATATATCAGAAAAGTCTTGGTCTTGCAGTTTCTTTGGGGGCAGTCAATGGCTCTGATGACGGCAAGCTCCATGGTAATGACTACATAACAAGAGTTGAGGCGTTTGCGATAGTGAGCCGCGTCTTATCTCAGGATGATTTGCCTACGGATTTAGGGGATGGTGAATCATTTTTTAATGATATTCCGGATTGGGCGGTTCCTGATATTTGCCGCCTTAAAAATGCTGGGCTTATTTTAGGTTATGGCGACGGAACTTTGGGGTCGGACGATTTTATGACATATGAGCAGGTACTGCTTGTGTATTCCCGTCTTCTTAAATATCAGAATGCTCTTCCTACAAATAATCTTTACAAAAACGATTATTATGAATATGTAAATGAACAGTGGCTTTCTGAGACGCAGCTTCCTGAAGGTTATGCTAAATGGTCAAACGTTGAGCAGCTTTCTCAAAATAATGCTTATCGAATACAAAATATAATCGGTGATATTATAACAGAATATTATATAGGAAATATCCCGCCGAAGGACAGCAATAAACAAAAAATACTTGATATATATAAGGCTTCGGCAAATGTTAAATACCGTGACAGCGTCGGTATAGAGCCAATAAGAAAATATCTTGATATGATAGACGGTATTCAGAATATTTCTGATTTTACAAATGTTATGGCTGAGCTTGAAAACAATGGATTTCATTCATTGATTCCGATTAGGGTTAATAATGATTTTAAGGATTCCACAAAATATTCGCTTACGTTTGAATCTTGCTATACAGGTATTGAATCGGGTGTCGTTAAAAGCGGGGAATATGAAAAAATTGAAGAAAATTACAAGAACTATATCAGAACATTATTTATAATCAGCGGTCAGTCGCCGGCCGAAGCTGAAAAGAAGGCTGACTTGGCAGTAAGGTTTTGTCTTAAACTCGCCAATGCTACTATGGACGAGTCTCAGTGGGATAATCCCGGTGATATTTATAATGTCTATTCTACAAATAGTTTGGAAAATTTATTTTCAAATATGAATATGCTGGGATATCTTAAAAAGTTAGGGTATAATAATGTCAGTGAGATTATGGTATATGATAAAGAATTGGCTAAAACCATTAACTCTTTGCTGGACAGAGATAACATTCCTATGCTTAAAGAATACTTGCGGGCGTCTGTCTTAGACTACTCGTCTTTGTATTTGAATACTGAGATGTTTAATGCATATCAGAATTATATTAATAGTATCAGCGGAGTTAACGCCCAAATCACACCTGACGCTTATGCTGTAACAATAACCCAGTCTCTTATGGGATTGGAGCTTGGTGAAGAATATGTTGAACGTTATTTTTCCTCCGATTCCAAAAAGGAAATAGAAGACCTGGCGTCAGTGATAATTGATACTTTTGAAAACAGGATTAAAGAATTGGATTGGATGAGTGATGAAACGAAAAATGTCGCTATTGAAAAGCTGAGCGCTATATCAATAAGAATAGGCTATCCTGATTATCTTATAAATTATACGAACCGTGATTATTCAATTCGCAGCATTGAGGATGGCGGAACCATTATGGAATATCTTATTGACTATAATAAGATGGCGCATAATCAGGATGTTACTTTGATAAATGAGAAAGTTCCGGTTAACAAGGAAAGCTGGACATTAACTCCGCAGACTGTTAACGCTTATTATGACAGAGCCAATAACTGCATAGTCATTCCAGCCGGTATACTGCAGGCTCCGTATTATAGTCCAAACGCAAGTTATGAAGGAAACCTGGGAGGAATAGGGAGCGTTATAGCACATGAGATTACTCACGCGTTTGATAATGTTGGTTCTCAGTTTGACAAAGATGGAAATTTAAATGATTGGTGGAAGGCCGAAGATTTTTCTGCGTTTAATCAGATATGTAAACAATTTGTATCAGAGTATGATAAGCTTGAAGTGATGGATGGTTGTTTTGTTGACGGGAAGCTTACACTGAGTGAAAATATTGCGGATATCGGAGGAATGGCCTGCGTGCTTGATATTGCCGGCGAAGACAATCCGAACCTGGATGAGCTTTTTAAAACCTACACTAGAACCTATAGGTCTGTCTGCACTGAAGAATATGCTAAAATGCTGTTGGTGACTGATGAACATGCACCAAATAAAGTGCGTGTGAATATGGTGTTATCTAACTTTGAAAAGTTTATAAATCTATATCATTTGCAGTCCGGTGACGGTATGTATAGAAACGAAAGCAGCAGGCTATCAATATGGTAA
- a CDS encoding DMT family transporter, producing MKTASKTKGITCIIISAFCFAFMNTFVRMAGDLPSVEKSFFRNFVALIFAAVMLLRTEEKFRFDKKNLPYLLLRAFFGTVGILGNFYAIDHLVLADASMLNKLSPFFAIIFSFIILREKVNIWQSLAVVIAFVGALFIIKPTGVSFNSASLAGVIGGVGAGIAYTMVRLLSKRGERGAFIVFFFSAFSCLTTLPLMLADFRPMAWWQLLSLLGAGLAATGGQFAITAAYSYAPAKEISVFDYTQIIFVAVLGLIFFSELPDIFSIIGYLIIILVSICMFLYERNMKS from the coding sequence TTGAAAACTGCCAGTAAAACAAAAGGAATAACGTGCATAATAATATCGGCGTTTTGTTTCGCGTTTATGAATACATTTGTTAGAATGGCAGGAGATTTGCCGTCAGTTGAGAAGAGTTTTTTCAGGAATTTTGTAGCGCTTATATTTGCGGCTGTGATGCTGCTGAGAACAGAAGAAAAATTCAGGTTTGATAAAAAGAATCTGCCGTATCTTCTTTTGAGAGCTTTTTTTGGGACAGTCGGCATATTAGGAAATTTTTATGCTATCGACCATCTTGTTCTTGCGGACGCCTCAATGCTGAATAAGCTTTCTCCGTTTTTTGCCATAATATTTTCATTTATAATTTTACGTGAAAAGGTAAATATATGGCAAAGTTTAGCCGTTGTTATCGCGTTTGTCGGAGCGTTGTTTATAATAAAGCCGACAGGCGTGAGTTTTAATTCTGCAAGTTTGGCAGGAGTAATCGGTGGCGTCGGCGCCGGTATCGCTTATACAATGGTCAGGCTTTTGAGTAAACGAGGTGAAAGAGGCGCGTTTATTGTATTTTTCTTTTCAGCGTTTTCATGCTTAACGACCTTGCCGTTAATGCTTGCGGATTTTCGGCCTATGGCATGGTGGCAGCTTTTAAGTTTACTGGGAGCAGGGCTTGCGGCAACCGGCGGACAGTTTGCAATAACGGCCGCATACTCATATGCACCGGCTAAAGAAATCTCAGTATTTGATTATACTCAGATAATATTTGTGGCAGTATTGGGTTTGATTTTCTTTTCAGAGCTTCCCGATATATTCAGCATAATAGGTTACTTAATCATAATTTTAGTTTCAATATGTATGTTTTTATATGAAAGAAACATGAAGTCATAA
- a CDS encoding DHHW family protein has protein sequence MRHIKRIICTVLFAAMLITSLSAVTVSADESIKVILDGKQLQFDVPPQTIEWRTMVPMRVIFEELGAEVYWEDSTQTITAYKGSTTIVMQIGNKMLTKDGQQIEMDVPPLEIDGRTLVPVRAISESLGCNVSWIEDTQTVQITSGSAPGNAPSANSLVMKDTYIGDDYRVSEEGVQTYNGILVFGTMAMHPEELTQDSAKAYASVVNEVADSLPGVNTYNILIPTSDEFYAPKSYYKDQLSAFKTVYENLNDNVTAVNAVKPLWDHASEKIYFSTDHHWTQRGSYYAYQAFKEAKGETAPPLDSYERQVSENYVGSFAAKMEGTPGEEILKDNPDYVEKFMPLVEANGTIYNDQERQQVKYENVPVIKDYNSYIAFIAGDNPMTVYKTSAGNGKKLVILKESYGNAFSTWTVNDYSEVYIVDIRRFNGNDGNANTFSLSSLYQDIHFDDLVIITYPPMMAYGSMRNLLKNMK, from the coding sequence ATGAGACATATAAAGAGAATTATTTGCACTGTTTTATTTGCGGCTATGCTGATAACTTCGCTTTCAGCTGTCACTGTTTCAGCTGACGAAAGTATAAAGGTTATTTTAGACGGAAAACAGCTTCAGTTTGATGTTCCACCGCAGACAATCGAGTGGCGTACAATGGTTCCTATGAGAGTGATTTTTGAGGAATTGGGAGCAGAGGTTTATTGGGAGGATTCGACCCAAACAATAACAGCTTATAAGGGTTCAACCACAATAGTGATGCAGATTGGCAACAAAATGCTAACTAAAGACGGTCAGCAGATAGAAATGGATGTTCCGCCGCTTGAGATAGACGGGCGCACATTGGTACCGGTTAGGGCTATATCCGAGAGTTTGGGCTGTAATGTCAGCTGGATAGAAGATACACAGACTGTTCAAATAACAAGCGGTTCTGCACCAGGCAATGCTCCTAGTGCTAATTCTCTAGTTATGAAGGATACATATATTGGTGATGACTATAGAGTATCAGAAGAAGGCGTCCAAACATATAACGGAATACTTGTGTTCGGAACAATGGCTATGCACCCTGAGGAACTTACACAGGACAGCGCGAAAGCTTATGCAAGTGTAGTAAATGAGGTGGCGGACAGTTTGCCGGGTGTTAATACATATAATATTTTGATTCCAACCTCAGATGAATTTTATGCTCCAAAGTCATATTATAAGGACCAACTCAGTGCGTTTAAGACTGTATATGAAAATCTGAACGACAATGTGACCGCAGTAAATGCTGTAAAACCACTGTGGGATCATGCGTCTGAAAAGATTTATTTTTCAACTGACCACCATTGGACTCAACGCGGTTCATATTATGCTTATCAGGCATTTAAAGAGGCAAAGGGTGAAACTGCGCCGCCTCTTGATAGTTATGAACGTCAGGTGAGTGAAAACTACGTCGGCTCATTTGCAGCGAAAATGGAGGGAACTCCCGGTGAGGAGATTTTAAAAGATAATCCTGATTATGTTGAAAAATTTATGCCGTTGGTTGAAGCGAATGGCACAATATATAATGACCAGGAGAGACAGCAGGTTAAATACGAAAATGTTCCGGTAATTAAAGATTACAATTCTTATATAGCTTTTATTGCAGGCGACAATCCGATGACGGTTTATAAAACATCAGCCGGCAATGGAAAGAAATTGGTTATTCTTAAAGAATCTTATGGGAATGCGTTTTCAACATGGACAGTAAATGATTACAGCGAAGTATATATCGTTGATATTCGCCGTTTTAACGGAAATGACGGAAACGCTAATACGTTTAGTCTTTCATCACTTTATCAGGATATTCATTTTGACGATCTTGTTATAATTACATATCCGCCAATGATGGCATATGGTTCAATGAGAAATCTTTTAAAGAATATGAAATAG
- a CDS encoding class II glutamine amidotransferase: MLLKEGENGNRIPSGCAISGIFSKSGRRISGGSIVSSIAVMHDRSNGLGGGFAGYGIYPEYKNQYAFHVFYDSNEAKEVCERYLDRHFDVINLSKIPINRIPEITDEPLIWRYFVDPLPTKLAASQLDVKEYVVRCVNKINTQIDGCYVFSCGKNMGVFKAVGFPEDVGRFYRLDEYEGYCWTAHGRYPTNTPGWWGGAHPFAMLDYSIVHNGEISSYDANRRFIEMYGYKCSLLTDTEVITYITDYLLRKKELTLEEMASVIAAPFWSTIEHMPEPEKTRYKFLRNTFSSLLITGPFSILLGFTGGMMALNDRLKLRSMVVGEKDDMVYIASEECAMRVIEPNLDNIWSPRGGEPVIVRLDKQAMKEIGGEE; this comes from the coding sequence ATGCTTTTAAAAGAAGGCGAGAACGGCAACAGAATACCGTCCGGATGTGCTATATCGGGAATATTCTCTAAGAGCGGAAGGAGAATAAGCGGCGGGTCAATTGTAAGCTCTATAGCTGTTATGCACGACAGGTCCAATGGTCTTGGCGGAGGATTTGCCGGGTATGGTATATATCCCGAGTATAAAAATCAATATGCCTTCCATGTTTTCTATGACAGCAATGAGGCAAAAGAAGTTTGTGAAAGATATTTGGACAGACATTTTGATGTGATTAATCTTTCAAAAATACCTATAAACAGAATTCCTGAAATAACAGATGAACCTTTGATTTGGCGTTACTTTGTTGATCCACTTCCAACTAAATTAGCCGCTTCACAGTTAGATGTTAAGGAATATGTTGTCCGCTGTGTAAATAAAATAAATACTCAGATTGACGGCTGTTATGTATTTTCATGCGGAAAGAATATGGGAGTTTTTAAAGCCGTCGGTTTTCCGGAAGATGTGGGTCGTTTTTACAGATTAGATGAGTATGAGGGATACTGCTGGACTGCTCACGGACGTTATCCGACCAATACTCCGGGCTGGTGGGGCGGTGCCCATCCGTTTGCAATGCTTGATTATTCAATAGTACATAATGGAGAAATATCGTCATATGACGCTAATAGAAGATTTATTGAAATGTATGGATATAAATGCAGTCTGCTGACTGACACGGAAGTTATTACTTATATAACCGACTATTTGTTAAGAAAAAAAGAGTTGACCCTGGAAGAGATGGCGTCAGTGATTGCGGCTCCGTTTTGGTCAACCATAGAACATATGCCCGAGCCTGAAAAGACAAGGTATAAGTTTTTAAGAAATACTTTTAGCAGTCTTTTGATTACAGGGCCTTTCTCAATATTATTGGGCTTTACAGGCGGAATGATGGCCTTAAATGACAGGTTAAAACTGCGCAGTATGGTTGTGGGAGAAAAGGATGATATGGTGTATATAGCCAGCGAGGAATGTGCTATGAGAGTGATTGAACCTAATCTTGATAATATTTGGTCTCCGCGCGGAGGAGAGCCTGTTATTGTAAGGCTTGATAAACAAGCTATGAAAGAAATTGGAGGTGAAGAATAA
- a CDS encoding glutamate synthase-related protein, producing MVRDYLYPDYEVIRNADMCIACRVCERQCANEVHKYDADLKKMVSNTASCVDCQRCVCLCPTHALKVIKSDNTFKINANWTNEAISDIIRQAGTGAVLLSAMGTPKEYPVYWDKILINASQVTNPSIDPLREPMETKTYLGKKAAEIIRDKNGNIVPKTSPQLELEVPIMFSAMSYGSISYNAHKSLAMAAEELGILYNTGEGGLHEDFYQYGSNTIVQVASGRFGVHEDYLNSGAAIEIKMGQGAKPGIGGHLPGAKIVGDISKTRMIPEGTDAISPAPHHDIYSIEDLRQLVFSLKEASDYKKPVIVKIAAVHNVAAIASGIARSGADIIAIDGYRGGTGAAPKKIRDNVGIPIELALASVDQRLRDEGIRGDVSVVVGGSIRSSADIVKAVALGADAVYIATSALIALGCHLCRSCQSGKCNWGIATQIPELVKRLNPEDGKERLVNLVNAWTHEIKEMLGGMGINSIEALRGNRLMLRGIGMNEKELEILGIKHAGE from the coding sequence ATGGTACGTGATTATTTATATCCTGACTACGAGGTAATCCGTAATGCAGATATGTGTATAGCCTGCCGCGTCTGTGAGCGGCAGTGTGCAAATGAAGTGCATAAGTACGATGCCGATTTAAAGAAAATGGTAAGCAATACGGCGTCTTGTGTAGATTGTCAAAGATGCGTCTGTCTTTGTCCTACACATGCTCTTAAAGTAATAAAAAGCGATAACACGTTTAAGATAAATGCTAATTGGACAAATGAGGCAATAAGCGATATTATTCGTCAGGCCGGAACGGGAGCGGTTTTGCTTTCAGCTATGGGAACCCCAAAAGAGTATCCGGTTTATTGGGATAAAATATTGATAAATGCGTCTCAGGTTACCAACCCGTCTATAGACCCTCTCAGAGAGCCTATGGAGACTAAAACATACCTAGGAAAAAAAGCCGCTGAAATAATCCGCGATAAAAATGGAAATATTGTGCCGAAAACATCACCTCAATTGGAATTGGAGGTTCCGATAATGTTTTCCGCTATGTCATATGGTTCGATAAGTTATAATGCTCATAAAAGTTTGGCTATGGCCGCAGAAGAACTTGGTATTTTATATAATACCGGTGAAGGCGGCCTTCATGAGGATTTTTATCAGTATGGCTCCAATACAATAGTACAAGTAGCCTCGGGACGTTTTGGAGTTCACGAGGATTATTTAAACAGCGGCGCCGCTATAGAAATAAAAATGGGTCAGGGCGCTAAGCCGGGTATAGGCGGACATCTGCCGGGGGCGAAAATCGTCGGTGATATTTCTAAGACAAGAATGATTCCTGAAGGGACAGACGCTATTTCTCCGGCTCCTCATCATGATATATATTCTATTGAGGATTTAAGACAATTAGTATTCTCGCTTAAAGAAGCAAGTGATTATAAAAAGCCGGTTATTGTAAAAATAGCGGCTGTTCATAATGTTGCAGCTATTGCGAGCGGTATTGCAAGAAGCGGTGCGGATATTATTGCGATAGACGGATATCGTGGAGGCACCGGAGCGGCTCCGAAAAAAATACGTGACAATGTGGGAATACCGATTGAATTGGCGCTTGCCAGCGTTGACCAGCGGTTGCGTGACGAGGGTATAAGAGGTGATGTCTCAGTTGTTGTGGGAGGAAGCATAAGAAGCAGCGCTGATATAGTTAAAGCGGTTGCTTTAGGAGCTGACGCCGTATATATTGCAACTTCGGCGTTGATTGCGCTTGGGTGCCATCTTTGCAGAAGCTGTCAGAGCGGAAAATGCAACTGGGGAATAGCAACTCAGATACCTGAACTTGTCAAAAGGCTTAATCCCGAAGACGGAAAAGAACGGTTAGTAAATTTAGTAAATGCCTGGACTCATGAAATAAAAGAAATGTTAGGCGGAATGGGTATCAATTCAATTGAGGCTTTAAGAGGAAACCGACTGATGCTGAGAGGTATAGGTATGAACGAAAAAGAACTGGAAATTTTAGGCATAAAGCATGCGGGGGAATAA